The following proteins come from a genomic window of Burkholderia stabilis:
- a CDS encoding IS3 family transposase (programmed frameshift) yields MKKRFSEEQIIGFLKEAEAGLPVKELCRKHGFSDASFYTWRAKFGGMEVSEARRLKELEAENARLKKLLAEAMLDMEALKVVVKGKPLSPQARREAVAAIRQKVNVSERRACRLVGLSRSVLHYEAQPDHENEALKARLIELGHQRRRFGYRRLHALLAREGRHVNHKRVHRLYREAGLAVRRRRRRHGVMVEREQLALPSTPNEVWSLDFVMDALSNGRRLKCLTIVDDFTKEAVEIVVDHGISGRYVTRVLDRVARFRGYPKALRTDQGPEFTSRALDQWAYANGVTLKLIQAGKPTQNAYIESFNGKFRDECLNEHWFTTLAHARAVVSAWRRDYNEARPHSALNYQSPAEFAAKHPAPVGAPVLQEHV; encoded by the exons ATGAAGAAGCGCTTTTCGGAAGAACAGATCATCGGCTTCCTGAAGGAAGCGGAGGCGGGCCTGCCGGTGAAGGAGCTGTGCAGGAAGCATGGGTTCAGTGACGCCTCGTTCTACACGTGGCGCGCGAAGTTCGGCGGCATGGAGGTGTCGGAAGCCCGTCGGCTCAAGGAGCTGGAAGCCGAGAACGCGAGGCTGAAGAAGCTGCTGGCCGAGGCGATGCTCGATATGGAAGCCCTGAAGGTGGTCGTGAAGGGAAAGC CCCTGAGCCCGCAGGCCAGGCGCGAGGCGGTCGCGGCGATTCGGCAGAAGGTCAATGTCTCCGAGCGCCGTGCCTGCCGGCTTGTCGGGCTTTCGCGCAGCGTGCTGCATTATGAAGCGCAGCCGGACCACGAGAATGAGGCGCTCAAGGCGCGCCTCATCGAGCTGGGGCACCAGAGGCGGCGTTTCGGCTATCGGCGGCTACACGCGCTGCTGGCGCGCGAAGGAAGGCACGTAAACCACAAGCGCGTGCACCGGCTGTATCGCGAGGCCGGACTGGCCGTGCGGCGCCGGCGACGGCGCCACGGCGTGATGGTCGAGCGCGAGCAGCTGGCTTTGCCGAGTACGCCGAACGAGGTGTGGTCCCTCGATTTCGTGATGGACGCATTGTCCAACGGGCGTCGCCTGAAGTGCCTGACCATTGTCGACGACTTCACCAAGGAAGCGGTCGAGATCGTGGTGGACCACGGCATCTCGGGTCGGTATGTGACGCGCGTGCTGGACCGGGTGGCGCGCTTCAGGGGCTACCCGAAAGCGTTGCGCACGGACCAGGGACCCGAATTCACGAGCCGCGCGCTGGACCAGTGGGCCTACGCCAACGGCGTGACGTTGAAATTGATTCAGGCGGGCAAGCCGACGCAGAATGCGTACATCGAGTCGTTCAATGGCAAGTTTCGTGACGAGTGTCTGAACGAGCACTGGTTCACGACGCTCGCCCACGCCCGGGCCGTGGTGTCGGCATGGCGCCGGGACTACAACGAGGCACGGCCGCACAGCGCATTGAACTACCAGTCGCCGGCCGAATTCGCGGCGAAGCATCCGGCACCAGTAGGCGCTCCTGTCTTGCAGGAGCATGTTTGA
- a CDS encoding molybdopterin-containing oxidoreductase family protein translates to MNAATQVARAVCPHDCPDTCAMRVTVENGKAIKVTGDPDHPPTQGVLCTKVSRYADRVHHPDRLTVPLKRVGAKGEGSFVPISWNEAFDEIGRRLGEIAARAPEAIVPYSYAGTMGLVQGEGIAQRFFHKLGASRLERAICAAAGAAGLRYTYGGSLGMHLEHFEESELILIWGANPIASSLHFWTRAQEAKRRGARLVAIDPYRSLTAEKCHQHIALKPGTDGAFALGMMHVLITEDLLDHDYIANHTLGFDALKARAMSYPPERVAEICGIDVSELVDLARRYGATRKASIRLNYGMQRVRGGGNAVRAIASLPALTGAWRDRAGGMLLSSSESAPVNQAALLRPDLMPGWPHKLPRIINMNAIGDALLHPGDATFGPKVEAVIVYNSNPVAVAPDSSKVAAGFARDDLFTVVLEHFKTDTVDFADIVLPATTQLEHLDIHKSYGHTYVMANLPSIPPVGEARPNTEIFRGIARSMGLDEPALYQSDEEVARAALRWDDPALDSDWDTLKRAGWLKLKLPDAPFANGGFRTPSGKCEFYSARLEQMGMDPVPDYLPPFESAEAAPELAARYPLAMISPPARHFLNSTFVNVDSLRTTEGEPHLDMHPSDADARGITEGDVVRIFNDRGSMQALARVTDRARAGLVVGLSIWWKKLSPDGRNANEVTSQALTDLGNSATFYDCLVEVERI, encoded by the coding sequence ATGAACGCCGCCACACAGGTAGCCCGGGCCGTCTGCCCGCATGATTGTCCGGACACGTGCGCAATGCGTGTAACCGTCGAGAACGGCAAGGCTATCAAGGTCACGGGCGATCCCGACCATCCGCCGACGCAGGGCGTGCTTTGCACGAAAGTCAGTCGATACGCCGATCGCGTTCATCATCCGGATCGCCTCACCGTTCCGCTCAAGCGCGTCGGCGCGAAGGGGGAAGGAAGCTTCGTGCCGATCAGCTGGAACGAAGCGTTCGACGAGATCGGCCGCCGCCTCGGGGAGATCGCCGCGCGAGCACCGGAAGCGATCGTGCCGTACAGCTACGCGGGGACGATGGGGCTCGTGCAAGGCGAGGGCATCGCCCAGCGGTTCTTCCACAAGCTCGGCGCGTCGCGGCTCGAGCGGGCGATTTGCGCCGCGGCAGGCGCAGCGGGGCTGCGCTACACATACGGCGGAAGCCTCGGCATGCACCTCGAGCATTTCGAGGAAAGCGAGCTGATCCTGATCTGGGGCGCGAACCCGATTGCGTCGAGCCTGCACTTCTGGACGCGCGCACAGGAAGCCAAACGTCGCGGTGCGCGTCTCGTCGCGATCGACCCGTATCGCTCGCTGACAGCGGAGAAATGCCATCAGCACATCGCACTGAAGCCGGGTACCGATGGCGCGTTTGCGCTCGGCATGATGCATGTGTTGATTACCGAAGACCTGCTCGATCACGACTACATCGCCAACCATACGCTCGGCTTCGACGCGCTCAAAGCGCGGGCGATGTCGTATCCGCCGGAGCGCGTTGCGGAGATCTGCGGAATCGACGTGTCGGAACTGGTCGATCTCGCGCGGCGTTATGGCGCCACTCGCAAAGCGTCGATCCGTCTTAACTACGGCATGCAGCGCGTACGCGGCGGCGGTAATGCCGTGCGTGCGATCGCGAGCTTGCCGGCGCTGACGGGGGCGTGGCGGGATCGGGCTGGCGGAATGTTGCTTTCGTCGTCGGAGTCCGCACCGGTCAACCAGGCGGCGCTGCTGCGCCCGGATTTGATGCCGGGCTGGCCGCACAAGCTGCCGCGCATCATCAACATGAACGCGATCGGTGACGCGCTGCTACACCCGGGCGACGCGACCTTCGGGCCGAAGGTCGAAGCGGTGATCGTGTACAACTCGAATCCGGTGGCGGTCGCGCCCGACTCGTCGAAGGTTGCCGCAGGGTTCGCGCGAGACGATCTGTTCACGGTCGTTCTCGAGCATTTCAAGACAGATACCGTCGATTTCGCCGACATTGTGTTGCCCGCGACCACGCAGCTGGAGCATCTGGATATCCACAAATCGTACGGTCACACCTACGTGATGGCGAATCTGCCTTCGATTCCGCCGGTGGGAGAGGCGCGGCCGAACACCGAGATCTTCCGCGGCATCGCGCGCAGCATGGGGCTCGACGAACCGGCGCTCTATCAGAGCGACGAAGAGGTCGCGCGCGCGGCGCTCCGATGGGACGATCCGGCGCTCGACAGCGACTGGGACACGTTGAAGCGCGCCGGCTGGCTGAAACTCAAGTTGCCGGACGCGCCGTTCGCGAATGGCGGTTTCCGCACGCCGTCCGGCAAGTGCGAGTTCTATAGCGCCCGGCTCGAACAGATGGGCATGGATCCCGTTCCCGACTACCTGCCGCCGTTCGAATCGGCCGAGGCCGCGCCCGAGCTCGCCGCGCGCTATCCGCTCGCAATGATCTCGCCGCCGGCCCGTCACTTCCTGAATAGCACGTTCGTGAACGTCGACAGCCTGCGGACCACGGAAGGCGAGCCGCACCTCGACATGCATCCGTCCGATGCCGATGCGCGCGGTATCACGGAGGGAGACGTCGTGCGCATCTTCAACGACCGCGGTTCGATGCAGGCGCTCGCGAGAGTTACCGATCGTGCGCGCGCCGGGCTCGTCGTCGGGCTGTCGATCTGGTGGAAGAAGCTGTCGCCGGACGGCCGGAACGCGAACGAGGTGACGAGCCAGGCGTTGACCGATCTCGGCAATTCGGCGACGTTTTACGATTGCCTGGTCGAGGTTGAGCGCATTTGA